The Candidatus Methylomirabilota bacterium nucleotide sequence AATAATAGGACCTTTCGTGGACCTCTTGTGGACTGTTTCGATCTCCTCGGACCCATTGGGCTTGCGGGATCAGAACCCAATGGCCGTCTTATTATAATGATATATCTCCTGGATAGGTCATGCATACGTGGGTATTGGCAGGCCCATCAGGCCTGGGGAGCCCTCGGCCGCCCAGACCACCACCGCCTCGGCCCGAGCAACAAGATCTCCCGAGAGCAGGCAGAGGTCCGTCGACGTGCCCTGAGGGAGCGGCAGGACGGCCTCGACCAGCAGCCCGCTCTGGCTCACATTCCGCGTGATCCCGAGCGTGCGATAATCGCGCACCATCGGGCTCTCGCAGAGTACCGGCATTCGCAGGACGAAGCGTGAATGCTGACGTTTTTCCATACCACCTATCATGCCTATTCAGAGTTGATGCCCCCGTCCGCCCCGCCCATCACGAGCGGGGGAAACGGAATAACCCTACTGGCGGTTCCAGCGGTCGACGGCCTCCTTGGTTAGGATGCCAATGTAAGGAAGGTTCCGGTACCGTTGGCGGTAGTCGAGACCGTAGCCGACCACGAACTTGTCGGGAACCTCGAACCCCCGATAGGCGATGGGGAGGTCGACAATGCGACGAGCTGGCTTGTCCAGTAAGACACACACCTTCAGGCTCGCGGGAGCCCGCGGCTCGAGGTTCCGCAACAGGTAACTCAAGGTCAAGCCAGTATCGATGACATCCTCGACGACAAGGATCTCGCGGTCGGTAACGCTTTCATCGAGATCTTTGAGGATCTTGACGACCCCCAACGGTCTTGCATCGGGGCCGTAGCTCGACACGGCCATGACATCAATGGTCACCGGAAGCGTGATGACTCGGCAGAGATCGGCCAGAAAGACAAAGCCGCCTCTCAGGACGCTGATGAGCACCAAGTCCTTGCCGGCATAGTCCCTCGAGATCGCTCTTCCCAGCTCGCGGACCTTGGCCTGGATCTCTGCTTCTGGGATCAGGATCTCGGCAATATCATCGGCCATCTCGCCTTGGACATGGCCGGATGGCTTTCTTGACACGTCAGTATCCACGTCCTATATTCATAGTGAGTCCCGAGAGGTTCGATCCGATTGTGATACCGGGTCTTTCGATCCGGGGGGACCGGTGGTTTCTGGGACACGGCAGGGTTTTCCCCTCATGCAGTACGATGGGGGGTATGGGTCTCAGGGCATCCGGCCACCGAGGTGGAGAGTCGGATGGGGTCACTCGGGGCTCATTATTTTTGGGCAATTCCAAACCTCTCCAGCAGCTTTCGATAATCCCGCCCGTAAAAGACTTTGAGGTTCACTGTCGGATAAAGCTCTCGCAGCTTCCGGATCTTTCGATTCTTCTTGGTCACGAGGTCCTGCTTGAGCGTGGTCAGCTCGATATAAAGGTCGAACTGCGGAAGATAGAAATCGGGGGTGAAGCTTTCGGTGACTTCCCCGCTGCCGTTCCAATCGATCGGAAAGCTTCTCGGCTCGTACTGCCATTCGACCTGATAGAAGTCCAGGATCCGGGCGAACTCTTCCTCACTCGCGTTGGCAAAGGGGGCACGATCGGCGGCGGCCCGTCCCTCGAGGGTCGAACTCTCCTCGGCTTCGTGGAGGATCTCTCGAAACCGATCGAGCAGGTCAGCCGGGATCTGCAACCGCTCCTCTGCCGGGACCCACTCCCCCTCGGGTGTACGACGGAACACTTGAACGTCGATTCCGGCTTCGGCGAGGAAGATGCGGATCTCTTCATTTTGATTTCGCTTTAACCGCTCGATCAGGTCCCCGCGGCCCTCCATCTGCATCACCTCCGAGCCCTGGACCGGGGTCCCTTCCCACGCGCTCCCCGAACTCGCCGAGGGGGCGCACCCACGATCACACCGTACTCCGTGTTGATTGGGACCCCCTTCTCACAGAGGGGACACGCGTCTCGCGAATACGTGGGGAAGTCCTGACTCACGAGCGCGAAGAAAGGGCAGCTAAACTTGATTCCCGGGTGCCGATTCCACAGGCTTCCGATCCCGACAACCCGTCCACCTCGCTTTTCCACCAAACGAATCAGGGCGCGGACGGTGGAGCCGGTAGTCAGAATGTCCTCGATAATCAAGGCAGAACTTCGGGGGTTCAGGAAGGGGAGGAACTCCCGGGGAAGCGTTACCTCTGTCTCTCCCTCTTTTCCCTTTCCCTTGACTGCGTAAAGCAGCTTGGGGCGAGAGGGATGGGCCCTGGCCACACAATGCCCCAGGGTTGTGGCACCGATCCCTGAGCTCAGGACAATATCTACGGGGGAAGCGGCGAAGTGCGCGGCGACGATCTCCCCCAATCCCTCGGTGAAGGCCGGCTCGGTGGTCACGAGCCGTTTCTCCACATACTCGCGGGCGTGCCGTCCCGATGAGATCATGAAGTGATCGTTGGTCACGTACGCCCCAGTCCGCATGATAATCCCGCGGCTAATTCGCTTGAGAACCTCCGCCTCCATCACCTTTTCCTCCTCGTGCGTCCAGCCTCCTTTGATCCCTTACTCAAAAATTATAGATCTGCGGGATCGATAAAGAGAGGTCCCTCAGTCTGCCTCTCTTGTTGGGAAATCCCGCGCACATAAAGCGTCATTCCAACGCGGAAAGCCTCCTCAGGGACAAAGGCGCTCAGTGGATCTCCCGGGACATACGAGAGGAGTAACGTTCCGCCCTGCGCGGCAGTCATGCCCTGGGCCGCGCAAAGCGCCTCCCGAAGATGTTCCAGGTCCCGCCACCCCAAGGGGTAAAGGAAGAAGGGACGGACCTGAGTTTCCGATCCCCCGCCGCGAAAGACCATCTGCATCACCCCCTGGTAATCCCAGAGGCCAAAGCATACGGCCAACCTTCCCTGAACCCGCTTTCCATACATCCCCTGCCACCCCAGCGGGACCAGCCGATCTACCGTGCTATACAGGGTTGGCACATCCCATTGCGGCGTGAATTGGTACGCACGGTAGGTGGCTTCTAAGAGAGAAGCCACCTCGTCGCTTCGCTCCATGATCCGCTCGAAGCCGTCAGATGTTCC carries:
- a CDS encoding PilZ domain-containing protein; this translates as MEKRQHSRFVLRMPVLCESPMVRDYRTLGITRNVSQSGLLVEAVLPLPQGTSTDLCLLSGDLVARAEAVVVWAAEGSPGLMGLPIPTYA
- the hpt gene encoding hypoxanthine phosphoribosyltransferase codes for the protein MADDIAEILIPEAEIQAKVRELGRAISRDYAGKDLVLISVLRGGFVFLADLCRVITLPVTIDVMAVSSYGPDARPLGVVKILKDLDESVTDREILVVEDVIDTGLTLSYLLRNLEPRAPASLKVCVLLDKPARRIVDLPIAYRGFEVPDKFVVGYGLDYRQRYRNLPYIGILTKEAVDRWNRQ
- a CDS encoding phosphoribosyltransferase family protein; amino-acid sequence: MEAEVLKRISRGIIMRTGAYVTNDHFMISSGRHAREYVEKRLVTTEPAFTEGLGEIVAAHFAASPVDIVLSSGIGATTLGHCVARAHPSRPKLLYAVKGKGKEGETEVTLPREFLPFLNPRSSALIIEDILTTGSTVRALIRLVEKRGGRVVGIGSLWNRHPGIKFSCPFFALVSQDFPTYSRDACPLCEKGVPINTEYGVIVGAPPRRVRGARGKGPRSRARR
- a CDS encoding GNAT family N-acetyltransferase — its product is MGKGPLASVVVIRDARKADNQALIELDRQCAMGGPIQLVLDRSPDFFARSRAYSAFRLFVAEEEGTIIGVGGVSFKTLRVNGITGCWAYLYDLRVRPTHRRRGVATLVADALRDVIREQGVSGAYSWVVEGNTPSETFVERRGSTPRKRAALALLPDSAGGTSDGFERIMERSDEVASLLEATYRAYQFTPQWDVPTLYSTVDRLVPLGWQGMYGKRVQGRLAVCFGLWDYQGVMQMVFRGGGSETQVRPFFLYPLGWRDLEHLREALCAAQGMTAAQGGTLLLSYVPGDPLSAFVPEEAFRVGMTLYVRGISQQERQTEGPLFIDPADL